Part of the Streptomyces sp. NBC_00457 genome, CCTTGCGGGCGAGCATGCCCGCGAGGCGGCGGAGTCGCTTGTCGCGGTCGAGGCCGCGGGTGGCGCGCAGTTTGCGGGCGACGAGTTCGCGTGCGGTCGCTTCTTCCTGCTCGGAGTCGAGCTGCGACACGGCCGCGTCGATCAGTGTGGAGTCGACGCCCTTGGTCCGCAGCTCCTGGGCGAGGGCACGCCGGGCCAGGCCCCTGCCGTGGTGCCGGGACTCCACCCAGGCGTCCGCGAACGCACTGTCATTGATCAGCCCGACCTCCTCGAACCGCGACAGCACCTCCTCGGCGGCATCCTCTGGGATCTCGCGCTTGCGCAGGGCGTCCGCGAGTTGCTTCCGCGTGCGCGGGGTCCCGGTGAGCAGGCGCAGACAGATCGCCCGCGCCCGCTCCACCGGGTCCCCTGAAGGTTCCTCCCGCTCGGCCCTCGACGAGGAGGAGGCGCCTTCGTCCTCACCGGACGGCTCCCCACGGCCACGCCGTCGGCGCCCGCGTCCACCGCCCCCGGCGCGAGCTCCGCCGCCCGTGTCGCGGACCCCGCCATCCGCGTCACGAGCGCCACTGCCCGCGTCCCAAGCCCCACTGCCCGCGTCACGATCCCCGCCGCCCGCGCGACGAGACCGGCCACGGCGGCGTGAACCGCCCGCCGAACCGGCGCCGGGCACCGCACCACCGTCCGGCCGCTCTCCCCCGTCCGGCCAGTCTCGACCGCCCGGCTCGGCGCCGTACTCCCCGCCGGTGCCGTACCGCTCCACGTGGTCGTAGCCGTACCGCTCCGCGTGGTCGTACAGCACGGCCGCGTCGCGGTCCCCGCGGTCGTCCGCCGCGCAAGAGCCTCCGTCACCCGGTCTCTGCCGCTCACGCGGAGCGTCCGGGTAGACGTGCTCGGCCCAGTCGGTTCGTCGTGTCACGGCGTCAGCTCTTGGCGGTCGCGGCCTTGGTCTTGGTGACCTTGGCGGCAGCCGGCGCGGGCGCCGTCTTCGCGGCGTCGGCAGCGGCGGCGGAGACCGCGGCGTCCGCGCCAGGTTCGGCGGCCGACTCCTCCGGGCGTACGCCGACGCCCAGCTTCTCCTTGATCTTCTTCTCGATCTCGTTGGCCAGGTCGGGGTTGTCCTTGAGGAAGTTGCGCGCGTTCTCCTTGCCCTGGCCGAGCTGGTCGCCCTCGTACGTGTACCAGGCGCCGGCCTTGCGGACGAAGCCGTTCTCCACACCCATGTCGATCAGGCCGCCCTCGCGGCTGATGCCCTGGCCGTAGAGGATGTCGAACTCGGCCTGCTTGAAGGGCGGCGCGACCTTGTTCTTGACGACCTTGACGCGAGTGCGGTTGCCGACCGCGTCGGTGCCGTCCTTCAGTGTCTCGATGCGACGGATGTCGAGCCGCACCGAGGCGTAGAACTTCAGCGCCCGGCCACCGGTCGTGGTCTCCGGCGAGCCGAACATCACGCCGATCTTCTCGCGGAGCTGGTTGATGAAGATCGCAGTGGTCTTCGACTGGTTGAGCGCACTGGTGATCTTCCGCAGCGCCTGGCTCATCAGACGGGCCTGCAGACCGACGTGGCTGTCGCCCATCTCGCCCTCGATCTCCGCGCGCGGGACGAGCGCGGCGACGGAGTCGATGACGATCAGGTCGAGGGCGCCGGAGCGGACCAGCATGTCCACGATCTCCAGCGCCTGCTCGCCGTTGTCCGGCTGGGAGAGGATCAGGTTGTCGATGTCGACGCCGAGCTTCTTGGCGTACTCGGGGTCGAGGGCGTGTTCCGCGTCCACGAAGGCGACCTGGCCGCCCGCCTTCTGAGCGTTCGCCACCGCGTGCAGGGTCAGCGTGGTCTTACCGGAGGACTCCGGTCCGTACACCTCCACCACGCGGCCGCGCGGCAGGCCGCCGACGCCTAGGGCGACGTCGAGCGCGGTCGACCCGGTGGGGATGACCTCGATGGGCTCGTTCGGCCGCTCGCCCAGGCGCATCACCGCGCCCTTGCCGAATTGCCGTTCAATCTGTGCGAGCGCGGCGTCCAGTGCCTTCTCGCGGTCGGTACCTGCCATGGGTTCCACCCGGTTTGCTTGAGTCGATCGCTTCACGTCAAAGACGCTAACGCCTGCCACTGACAATGCGCCCCGACGCCCGTCCGGCCTGTGGATAACTCGGGCACTTCTCCATCCAAACCCGATGGAAATCCCCGTCGAGAGCCTCGCCGGAGCTTCCATAAGAATGGATGTTCGATTTTCGTGTCAAGCGCACCACGTGACACCTCCGAGCCTACGTTCACAGCCCGACAACGCCCCGAATCCACCGGATCCGCCCGGGATTCAGCGCTCCGGCCGGGAGTCAGCGCTTGCCTGGGAGTCAGCGCTCGAGCGAGAGTCAGTGCTCGTCCGGGACCTGCCCGCCCACAGCTCACGCGCCCGCATGAACAGGCCGGGCCCGGACTGCCCTCTCCGATGCCCATGGACACGGGGGTCGTCCGTGACGTCGTACCGCTTCACATAGGCCCCGAGGAACGCCTGCAGCGTGGCGACCGCCGGGATGGCGATCAGCGCGCCGACGGCACCGAGGAGGGCGGTGCCGGCGACGACCGAGCCGAAAGCGACCGCGGGGTGGATGTCGACGGTCTTCGAAGTCAGCTTGGGCTGCAGCATGTAGTTCTCGAACTGCTGGTAGATCACGACGAAGATCAGCACCCACAGCGCGTACCAGGGATCGACCGTGAAGGCGATCAGCATCGGCAGGGCGCCCGCGAGATAGGTGCCGATGGTGGGGATGAACTGCGAGACCAGACCCACCCACACGGCGAGCACGGGCGCGTTCGGCACCTCCAGTATCTGGAGCAGGATGTAGTGCGCGACTCCGGAGACGAGCGCCATCAGGCCGCGTGAGTACAGATAGCCACCGGTCTTGTTGACGGCGATCTCCCACGCGCGCAGCACCTCGGCCTGCCGGGCGGGAGGCAACACCGAGCAGATCGCGCGCCGCAGCCGGGGGCCGTCCGCCGCGAAGTAGAACGAGAACAGTGCGATCGTCAGCAGCTGGAACAGGCCCCCCAGGACCTGGGTGGATACATCCAGGACGCCGGTGGCGCTGTTCTGCACGTAGTTGCGCAGCCAGTCGGAACGGAGCAGGCCCTCCTGGACGTCCACCCGCTTCAGATCGGTGTGAAAGTGCGTGTTGATCCAGTTGATCACGGAGTCGAGGTAGTTCGGGAAGTCCTCGACGATCTTGATGATCTGCTCCGCGAGCATCGAGCCGAGCAGCGTGACGAAGCCCGCGGCCACGATCGTCACGGTGAAGAAGACGAGGAACGTGGCCAGTCCCCTGCGCATCCCGCGCGCCGCCATCCAGCTCACCGCGGGCTCGATGGCCAGGGCCAGGAAGAACGCGATGAGGATGTTGATCAGCAGGCCGGTGAGCTCATGGAAGGCCCAACTGCCCAGCTGGAACACGGCGAAGAGGGCAAGCGCGAGCAGCATGGCGCGCGGCAGCCAGCGCGGCATGCGGGCGTTCGACCCGGCGCCGCCGGCCGGAGGCCGGGTGGGCGGCGTCGTGCCCAACGGGGATGCCTGCGGGGTGACCTGGCCGGTCTCGTCAGTGCGTGCCACAGAGCAAGTCTCGCCCACTGCACCGACAATCGAACCCCGTCCTGCGATCTTCGTGACCTGTCAGCGCCTGTCCTGTGGCACGTTCATGACCGCGCAAACCACGCGCCACACGTCCTTGGCCTCCCAGCCGGCATCGAGCGCCCCGTACACCGTGCGCCCGCCGAGCTCCGCCATCACGTGGTCGCGCGCGAACGTATCGGCGTATCCCTGACCGAAGTGGTCAGCCATCCGCTGCCAGAAGACCGTCAACCGCATGACTCCAGTATCCCGCCCCTGAGGGTGGGCCTCGGCCGGGAGCCCTCGCCAGGACCGCGTCGCGCCCTACGGTCTGTCGCATGGCCGAATCCGGAGCTTCCCCACTCCCCCCGACGCCCCCGGCGCACTCCCCGCTGTTCCGCGCCGAGCAGTTCGTCTGGCTCACCGCGCGCGTACTGGAACAGCGCCTGTTCGCCCACCACTTCCTGCACGGCAGCCCCGACCCTGTGGAGACCGCGCTCGACGCCTATCGCAACGAGGACGGCGGGTACGGCCATGCGCTGGAACCCGATCTGCGCGGCCCCGTGAGCCAGCCCCTGCACACCGGTCACGCCCTGCGCGTGCTGGACTCCATCGGACGCTGCTCCGGGCAGCGGGTGGAGCGCGTGTGCCGCTATCTGACCTCCGTCTCCACTCCGGACGGCGCACTGCCGTCCGTCCAGCCCGCCCAGCGCGGCTACCCCACCGCTCCCTTCGTGCCGATCGTCGACGACCCACCCAGCGAACTCCTGGCCACCGGACCGGTGGTCGGCCTGCTGCACCGCAACGAGGTGTGGCACGCCTGGCTGTTCCGGGCCACGGACTTCTGCTGGCACACGGTCGAGTCCCTGAAGCAGTCCCATCCGTACGAGATCGAGGCGGCCGTGGCCTTCCTGGATTCCGCGCCCGACCGCCCGCGCGCGGAGGCGGCAGCCGACCGTCTCGGCCGCCTGGTGCGCGAGCACCGGCTCGCGGCACTGGACCCGGAGCGCCTCGACGCCTTCCCGGTCTCGCCCGACTACGCCCCGGGCGAGCATCACTTCCCGTACGACTACGCCCGGACCCCGGGCTCTCTCTCGCGCGCGTGGTTCACGGACGAGGAGATGGAACGCTCCCTGGACCACTTGGCGAGCCGGCAGCAGGAGGACGGCGGCTGGCCGATCACCTGGCGCCAGTGGGCACCGGGCACGGCACTGGAGGCACGCCCCATGGTGACGATCGAGGCACTGCGCACCCTCAGGGCGTACGGCCGGACCATCGGCTGAGCCCGGTCACCCGCTCACGGCGCGCACCCCGGCCGTCACCACCACGGCCGCCGCGACGACCAACAGGAACGGAGCGCGCAGCACCAGTGCGACAGCGGCCGCGGCGAGACCGGCGGCCCTGGCGTCCAGCACCAGAGCACGGCCGTCGGCGAAGGTCTGCTGCGCCGTGAGGGCGGCGAGGAGGGCGACGGGCAGCAGGGCTGCCAGACGCCTGACGAGCGGCCTCTCGAGGGCACCCGCGGGCACGAGCAGTCCGGCGAGCTTGACGGCGTAGCAGCCGACGGCAGTCGCGGCGATCGCGATCCAGATGTTCAACGGGTCTCCTCCTTCGCCTCGTCGCGTACGGTGCCCCTGCGCCGCCCCGCCAGGAAGACCACCACCGGTGCCGCAAGCGCGGCTGCCAGGACCGGCACTCCGGCGGGCAGGACGGGCAGTAGGCCAAGGCCCAGGAGGACGGCGAGAGCGGCCACGGCCCGCTCGGTGGTGGACTTCAGCATCGGCGCGAGCAGGGCCAGGAAGACGGCCGGCCCTGCCGCGTCGATCCCCCACGCGTCCGTGTCGCCGAGGGCTTCGGCCCCCAGCGCGCCGAGCAGCGTGGTGAGGTTCCACAGCACGTACAAGGTCAGTCCGGTGACGGCGAAGCCGATTCGGGCGCTGCGTCGCGCCGGCTGCGCGAGCGCCACGGCCGCCGTCTCGTCGATGACCCACTGGGCGGCGAACGGCCGCACCGCGCGCGGGAGGGCCAGCAACTGAGACAGCCGCAGCCCGTAGAAGGCGTTGCGCACGCCGAGGAAGAAGGCACCCGCGGCTGCCGTGAGCGGGTTCCCGCCCGCCGCCAGTGCCCCCACCAGGGCGAACTGGGACGCGCCGGTGAACACCAGAAGGCTCAGCGCACAGGTCTGCGGGAGCGTGAGCCCGCTGCCGGCCGAGGTCACCCCGAAGGCAAACCCGGACAGTCCTACGGCAACCCCGACTCCGAGGGCGTCGCGGACAACGGCGGCGTCGGCCCTGTCTTCTGCTCCGGCGCGTATCTCCGGGAGAGCTGTCTGGTCTGCCACGCCGGGGACAGTAGGCGCAGCCCCTGCCGTGTGTCTTGTACGTTCTTGCGCTCACGCCGGTACGCCCCCGGAGGGACCCCCACGATCCGGCTGAAGTGGCGGTTCAGGTGAGGCTGATCGGTGAATCCCACCGCCACGGCCACCTCGGCGGGCGTCGAACCCGCGTCCAGCAGACGCCGCGCCCGCCGCACGCGCGCATCGGTGAGCCAGGCATGCGGCGGCATCCCGTAAGCGTCCCGGAAAGCCCGAAGCAGGGCGAAGGGACTGGTTCCGAACTCGGCCGCCAGCCGCGCCAAAGTCGGTGGCTCGGCCATCCGCTCCTCCAGTACGGCACGCGCGCGTGCCGCGATCCGCGCGCCTGCCGTCCGCGGGTCTCGCCGCGGCAGCGACCCGCCGTTCAGCCTGAGCAGCCGGGTCACCGCGACCCTCAGCAGGGTGTCGGCGGCCAGCGCGTTGCCCTCGTCGGCGGCTCGCAGCACCTGATGCACCAGGCTCACGGTGTACGGATCGTCGACCACGGGGCTGATGAAGCCGGGGGTACCGCGGATCGTCGTGGTCTCCGCGGCGATCTCGGCCACGACCTCCGGCGAGGGGTACACGGCGCCGTACCGCCATCCCTCGGGCCCGCCCGCGCGGCCCGTGTGCGCGGTGTCCGGGTTGACCAGCGCGAGCGCGCCGGGGCCCGCGTACTCGTCGGCACCGCGGTGGTGGAACACCTCGACGCCTTCGGCTATGGCGGCGATGACGAAGTTCTCGTGCGTGTGCCGCACGAAGGTCTTGTGGATGTACCGGGCCCGCAGCAGATCGACACCGGGCAGCTCCGCGTACTGCCAGTGCCGTGCCCGCTCACCCGAACCAGCCATGCCCCCATTCTCACCACGCCCCCGCCCAGCCCGCCGCCGGTTATGTCGTCGCAGGTCAGAGCGATTGTCAGTGGCCGGGTGCAGGATGGACGCATGGTCAGCTCCGCACATCGAGCCCTGGACGGCTTCTCCCCCGCGACCCGCGGCTGGTTCACGGGGGCCTTCTCCGCGCCCACCGCGGCCCAGGCGGGCGCGTGGCGGGCCATCGGGGAGGGCTCGGACGTGCTGGTGGTGGCCCCCACCGGCTCCGGCAAGACCCTGGCCGCCTTCCTGGCCGCCCTCGACCAACTCGCCTCCACTCCCCCGCCGACCGATCCGAAGAAGCGCTGCCGTGTCCTCTATGTGTCTCCGCTGAAGGCCCTGGCGGTCGACGTCGAGCGCAACCTCCGCAGCCCGTTGACCGGCATCCGGCAGGAGTCCGTGCGCCGCGGCCTGCCCGAGCCGGAGGTCAAGGTGGGCATCCGCTCCGGCGACACCCCGGCCGCCGAGCGCCGCGCCCTGTCCACCCGTCCCCCGGACATCCTGATCACCACCCCGGAGTCCCTGTTCCTGATGCTGACGTCGGCCACCCGCGACGCGCTGACCGGCATCGAGACGGTGATCCTGGACGAGGTGCACGCGGTGGCCGGCACCAAGCGCGGCGCCCACCTCGCGCTCTCCCTGGAGCGCCTCGACGAACTGCTCCCGAAGCCCGCCCGCCGTATCGGCCTCTCCGCCACGGTCCGGCCGGTCGACGAGGTGGCCCGCTATCTCTCCCCCCGCCGCAAGGTGGAGATCGTCCAGCCCAAGTCCGGCAAGGAGTTCGACCTCTCGGTCGTCGTCCCGGTCGAGGACCTGGGCGAACTGGGCGGCTCCCCGGTGGCCGACGGCGGCGAAGGGGCGGAGCGCCCGTCGATCTGGCCGCATGTGGAGGAGCGCATCGCCGACCTGGTGCAGGCCCACCGCTCGACGATCGTGTTCGCCAACTCCCGCCGCCTCGCGGAGCGGCTGTGCAACCGGCTCAATGAGATCGCCTACGAGCGGGCCACCGGCGAACCCCTGGACGAGCACCACGCCCCCGCCGAACTCATGGGCGGCTCGGGAGCCGCCCAGGGCGCCCCACCCGTCATCGCCCGCGCCCACCACGGCTCGGTCTCCAAGGAGCAGCGCGCCCTCGTCGAGGAGGACCTCAAGGCAGGACGGCTCCCGGCCGTGGTCGCCACCTCCAGTCTCGAGCTCGGCATCGACATGGGCGCCGTCGACCTCGTCGTCCAGGTCGAATCCCCGCCGTCCGTCGCGTCCGGCCTCCAGCGCGTGGGCCGCGCGGGACACCAGGTGGGCGCGGTCTCCACCGGCGTGGTCTTCCCGAAGTACCGCGGCGACCTCGTCCAGGCGGCCGTGGTCACCGAGCGCATGCGCACCGGCTCGATCGAGTCGCTGAAGGTGCCGGCCAATCCCCTGGACGTCCTCGCCCAGCAGATCGTCGCCATGACGGCGTTGGACACCTGGCAGGTCGACGACCTCCTCGCCACGGTCCGCCGCGCCGCGCCCTTCGCCTCGCTCCCGGAGTCGGCGTTCACCGCCGTGCTCGACATGCTCGCGGGCCGCTATCCGTCAGACGCCTTCGCGGAGCTGCGTCCGCGCGTGGTGTGGGACCGCGTCGCCGGCACGATCACCGGCCGCCCCGGCGCCCAGCGTCTCGCCGTCACCTCCGGAGGCACGATTCCCGACCGGGGCCTCTTCGGGGTGTTCCTCGCCGGAGCCGATCCCAAGAAGGGCGGAGGCCGGGTCGGCGAGCTCGACGAGGAGATGGTCTACGAGTCACGTGTCGGGGATGTCTTCACCCTCGGTACCAGCTCCTGGCGCATCGAGGACATCACCCGCGACCGCGTTCTGGTCTCCCCCGCGCCGGGCGTACCGGGCCGGCTCCCCTTCTGGAAGGGTGACCAGCTGGGCCGCCCGCTCGAACTGGGCCGCGCGGTCGGCGCGTTCCTCCGCGAGGTCGGCTCCCTGTCCAAGGACGACGCCCGCCTCCGTCTGCTCGCCGCGGGCCTGGACACGTGGGCCGCGGACAACGTCCTGTCCTACCTGGACGAACAGCGCGAAGCCTGCGGTCACATCCCGGACGACCGCACGATCGTCGTGGAGCGGTTCCGCGACGAGCTCGGCGACTGGCGGGTCGTCGTCCACTCCCCCTTCGGCGCCCAGGTGCACGCCCCCTGGGCGCTGGCGCTCGGCGCCAAGCTCTCCGAGCGGTACGGCATGGACGCCCAGGTCATGCACGCCGACGACGGCATCGTGCTGCGCCTGCCCGACGCCGACATCATGGGCCTGGACCTGCTCGACCAGGCACCGACGAAGGCAGGCACGGAGTACGACGCCGAGCAGGCGCCGGTCGGCGCGGCGGACGTCGTCTTCGACAAGGGCGAGGTCGACCAGGTTGTCACCGACCAGGTGGGCAGCTCGGCGCTGTTCGCGTCCCGTTTCCGCGAGTGCGCCGCCCGCGCGCTGCTGCTGCCGCGCCGCAACCCCGGCAAGCGCACCCCCTTGTGGCAGCAGCGCCAGCGCGCCGCCCAACTGCTCCAGGTGGCCAGCGAGTTCGGCTCGTTCCCGATCGTCCTGGAAGCGGTCCGCGAGTGCCTCCAGGACGTCTTCGACGTCCCCGGACTCGTCGAGCTGATGGGCGACCTGGAGTCTCGCAAGATCCGCCTGGTCGAGGTCACCACCCCCGAGCCCTCCCCCTTCGCCCGTTCCCTCCTCTTCGGGTACGTGGCCCAGTTCCTGTACGAGGGGGACTCCCCGCTCGCCGAGCGCCGCGCCGCCGCCCTCTCTCTGGACTCGCGACTGCTGGCCGAGCTGCTCGGCCAGGCGGAGCTGCGCGAACTGCTCGACGCCGAGGTGCTCACCGAGCTGGAGAAGGAACTCCAGTGGCTCACCGAGGACCGCCGCGCCAAGGACACCGAGAGCGTCGCCGACCTGCTGCGCCTGCTCGGCCCGCTGACAGAGGCCGAGTTGGCCGAGCGAGGCGCCGAACCGCAGTGGGCCCAGGAGCTGGCCGGCGCGCGCCGCGCCATCCGGGTCCGGATCGCCGGCGCCGACCACTGGGCGGCGATCGAGGACGCGGGCCGCCTGCGCGACGCGCTGGGCACGGCGCTGCCGGTCGGCGTCCCGGAGGCCTTCACCGAGCCGGTCAAGGACCCGCTCGGCGACCTCCTCGCCCGGTATGCCCGCACCCACGGCCCGTTCACATCGGCCGTCGCGGCGGCCCGCTTCGGTCTCGGCGTGGCGGTCACCGAGGGCGCGTTGCAGCGCCTGGCGGCGAACGGCCGGGTCGTGCAAGGGGAGTTCCACCCCGCCGGTATCGGTCAGGAGTGGTGTGACGCCGCGGTCCTGCGCCGTCTGCGGCGCCGTTCGCTGGCCGCGCTGCGGCATGAACTGGAGCCGGTGTCGCCGCCCGCGCTGGCCCAGTTCCTGCCCCAGTGGCAGCACGTCGGCAAGGGCCACGGACTGCGCGGCATCGACGGACTGGTGCGTGCCGTGGAGCAGTTGCAGGGCGCGTCCGTACCGGCATCGGCACTGGAAAAGCTCGTCCTGCCGTCCCGCGTCGCGAACTACACGCCCGCGTTGCTCGACGAACTCACCACCGCCGGAGAGATCATCTGGGCCGGCGCGGGCGCTCTCCCCGGCAAGGACGGCTGGGTGTCCCTCTACCTCGCGGACGCGGCCCCACTGCTCCTGCCGCCCCCACATCCCCTGGAACTGACCGCGCTCCACCAGTCCGTCCTGGACGCCCTCTCCGGGGGCTACGGCCTGTTCTTCCGCCAGATCGCCGACCAGGTCCGGGCCACCACCCACCCCGACGCCACCGACCCCCAACTGGCCGACGCCATCTGGGACCTCGCCTGGTCGGGACGTCTGACGAACGACACCCTCACCCCCATGCGTTCCCTCCTGGGCTCGGGCCGTACCGCGGGCTCCACGGCCCACCGCGCCAAGCGCACGGTCCCGCGCGGTCGTTACGGCTCACTGACCGCCGCCGCCCGCCCCGCCTCCCGCACCGGCCCGCCGACGGTCGCCGGCCGCTGGTCCCTGCTGCCGGAGCGTGAGCCCGACCCCACCGTCCGCGCCCACGCCCTGGCCCGCACCCTCCTCGACCGGCATGGCGTGGTGACGCGGGGAGCCGTCTCCGCCGAAGGCGTCGAGGGCGGCTTCTCGGCGACGTACCGCATCCTGTCCGCCTTCGAAGACAGCGGCCAGGCAAGGCGCGGCTACGTGGTGGAGGGCCTGGGCGCCGCCCAGTTCGCCATGGACGGCGCGGTCGACCGCCTCCGCGCGGTGGCGTCCGCCCGAGACCGGGGCGAGGCCCTGCCGCCCCAGCCGCACGACACCTCCCACGACTTCCCGTCCGGTGCCTTCGAACCGCTGGACGGCTTCACGCCGGACGGCTTCGACGCGCCCGACGGCTCCACAGCGGACGGCTTCAAGACAGCGGACGGCTTCAAGCAAACCGACGGCGCTACTCCCGGCCGTGGCTACGGCTCCATCCCGGGCCGTGACTACAGCCCCGCTCCCAGCCACGACTACGGCCCCACTCCCGGCCATGACTTCGGAACCCCGGCCTTCGAAGACGGCTTCGGCACCCCCCATTCCCAAGCCCCCCGCTCCCACGCCTCCCGCCCCAACTCCCCCCGCGCCCGCGACGAGTACACATCACCGCGCGACTTCCCCCCACCTCGTACGACCCCGCACCGCACCCGCCCCACCTCCGACTCCCGAGCCGTCGTCCTCGCCGCCGCCGACCCCGCGAACGCCTACGGTGCCGCACTTCCCTGGCCCGAGCCCCCGACCGGCGCCGGGCACAAGCCGGGTCGCAAGGCGGGCTCCCTCGTGGTCCTCGTCGACGGCGAGCTGACGCTCTACATGGAGCGCGGCGGCAAGACGCTCCTGGCCTGGCCCTCCACCCCGGACAGCGCGGCCACGGACGACCCACGCCTGCGGGAGGCCGCCGACGCGCTCGCCACGGCCGCCCGCGCGGGCTCCCTCGGCACGGTCACGGTGGAACGCGTCAACGGCGCCTCGGCCCTGACTTCCCCCCTCGGCAGCCTCCTGGAAGGATCCGGTTTCATCGCCACCCCCAGGGGCCTGAGACTGCGGGCCTGACCCACCCGCACGCACGGGCAAGGAATCAGAGCACTACGACGGCAGCTCTCATCAGAGCACCACGGCGGAGCCCTCGTCGGAGCACCAAGGCAAGCCCCGTCGAGGACGACGCCCCCGAAGGAGAAACGGACCCACATGCCCGAAGGAGACACCGTCTGGCAAGCCGCAAGGCGCCTGCACGGCGCGCTCGCGGGCCAGATGCTGACCCGGAGCGAACTCCGGGTCCCCAAATTCGCCACCGCCGACCTCACCGGCCGGACCGTCCTGGAGGTCACGCCTCGCGGCAAGCACCTGCTGACCCGCCTCGAGGGCGGCCTGACCCTCCACTCGCACCTACGGATGGACGGCTCCTGGAAGGTGTTCGACGCGGGCCAGCGCTGGACCGGCGGCCCCGCCCACCAGATCCGCGCCATCCTCGGCGCAACTGCCCACACAGCCGTCGGCTACCGCCTCCCCGTCCTGGAGCTCCTCCGCACGACCGACGAGCACCGGGCCGTGGGCCACCTCGGCCCCGACCTCCTTGGCCCGGACTGGGACCCCGACCGCGCCCTGGTCAACCTCCTCACGGACCCCGCACGCCCTCTCGGCGAGGCCCTGGTCGACCAGCGCAATCTGGCCGGTATCGGCAACGTCTACAAGAGCGAGCTCTGCTTCCTGCTCGGCGCCACCCCCTGGCTCCCCATCGGCGCCCTTCCCGCCGAGCACGCCGCCCACCTCCCCGCCCTCGCCAAAAAGCTCCTGGAGGCCAACCGCGACCGCCCTGTCCGCGCCACCACGGGCCTCCGCGGCCAGGACCTCTTCGTGTACGGCCGCGCACCCCGCCCCTGCCTCCGCTGCCACACCCCGATCCGCGTGGCCGACCAGGGCGACGGCCGCCGCGAACGCCCCACGTACTGGTGCCCGAGCTGCCAGGCCGGCCCCGCCCCGGCGCCCGGCGCCCCTCGCAGGAGACGGAACCCACCCTCGTACGACTGAACGAACCGGCCGATGCGACGGAACCCGCCCCCGCCCAACTAATTGACGACCCGTCAGAAACCCTCGTACCGTCCCTTCATGCCCGTCAAGGCGTACGACCTCACCGGACGCACCGCATTCGTCACCGGCGCCGCCGGCGGAATCGGCCGGGCCTCGGCGGTCCTGCTCGCGGAGGCGGGAGCCACCGTGCACTGCGCGGACCGCGACACACAGGGCCTGCACGAGACGGCGACCCTGATCAAGGACGCGGGAGGCGTGGCCCACACGCACGCCCTCGACGTCACCGACCGCACGCAGCTCCAGCAGGCCGTCCACTCCTGCGAGCATCTGCACGTCATGGCCGCGGTCGCCGGAATCATGCACAGCAGCCCCGTCCTGGACACCAGGGACGAAGACCTCGACCGCGTACTGAACGTCAACTTCAAGGGCGTGCTGTACGCCTGCCAGGAGGCCGCCCGGCTGATGCTCGCCCAGCAGATCAGGGGCAGCATCATCACCATGGCGTCGGGAGCCGTCGACACCGGCGGCCCCGGCCTGCTCTGCTACGGCGCCGCCAAGGCGGCCGTGGTCCAGCTGACGAAGACTCTGGCGGCCGAGGTCGGCCGGCACGGCATACGCGTCAACGCGGTCGCTCCGGGCTGGATCCGCACACCGATGACGGACCGCCACGACAGCGAGGCCCAGGCGCGCACCGAGTCGCTGATGGCCCGGAGGTCGCCCCTGGGCCGTGTCGGCGAGCCGGAGGACGTCGCCCACACGGTCCTGCATCTGGCGTC contains:
- the recX gene encoding recombination regulator RecX; its protein translation is MTRRTDWAEHVYPDAPRERQRPGDGGSCAADDRGDRDAAVLYDHAERYGYDHVERYGTGGEYGAEPGGRDWPDGGERPDGGAVPGAGSAGGSRRRGRSRRAGGGDRDAGSGAWDAGSGARDADGGVRDTGGGARAGGGGRGRRRRGRGEPSGEDEGASSSSRAEREEPSGDPVERARAICLRLLTGTPRTRKQLADALRKREIPEDAAEEVLSRFEEVGLINDSAFADAWVESRHHGRGLARRALAQELRTKGVDSTLIDAAVSQLDSEQEEATARELVARKLRATRGLDRDKRLRRLAGMLARKGYPEGMALRVVRQALEEEGEDTEFLRDEGF
- the recA gene encoding recombinase RecA, which produces MAGTDREKALDAALAQIERQFGKGAVMRLGERPNEPIEVIPTGSTALDVALGVGGLPRGRVVEVYGPESSGKTTLTLHAVANAQKAGGQVAFVDAEHALDPEYAKKLGVDIDNLILSQPDNGEQALEIVDMLVRSGALDLIVIDSVAALVPRAEIEGEMGDSHVGLQARLMSQALRKITSALNQSKTTAIFINQLREKIGVMFGSPETTTGGRALKFYASVRLDIRRIETLKDGTDAVGNRTRVKVVKNKVAPPFKQAEFDILYGQGISREGGLIDMGVENGFVRKAGAWYTYEGDQLGQGKENARNFLKDNPDLANEIEKKIKEKLGVGVRPEESAAEPGADAAVSAAAADAAKTAPAPAAAKVTKTKAATAKS
- a CDS encoding AI-2E family transporter; the protein is MARTDETGQVTPQASPLGTTPPTRPPAGGAGSNARMPRWLPRAMLLALALFAVFQLGSWAFHELTGLLINILIAFFLALAIEPAVSWMAARGMRRGLATFLVFFTVTIVAAGFVTLLGSMLAEQIIKIVEDFPNYLDSVINWINTHFHTDLKRVDVQEGLLRSDWLRNYVQNSATGVLDVSTQVLGGLFQLLTIALFSFYFAADGPRLRRAICSVLPPARQAEVLRAWEIAVNKTGGYLYSRGLMALVSGVAHYILLQILEVPNAPVLAVWVGLVSQFIPTIGTYLAGALPMLIAFTVDPWYALWVLIFVVIYQQFENYMLQPKLTSKTVDIHPAVAFGSVVAGTALLGAVGALIAIPAVATLQAFLGAYVKRYDVTDDPRVHGHRRGQSGPGLFMRARELWAGRSRTSTDSRSSADSQASADSRPER
- a CDS encoding DUF3046 domain-containing protein; translated protein: MRLTVFWQRMADHFGQGYADTFARDHVMAELGGRTVYGALDAGWEAKDVWRVVCAVMNVPQDRR
- a CDS encoding AzlD domain-containing protein; this encodes MNIWIAIAATAVGCYAVKLAGLLVPAGALERPLVRRLAALLPVALLAALTAQQTFADGRALVLDARAAGLAAAAVALVLRAPFLLVVAAAVVVTAGVRAVSG
- a CDS encoding AzlC family ABC transporter permease, coding for MADQTALPEIRAGAEDRADAAVVRDALGVGVAVGLSGFAFGVTSAGSGLTLPQTCALSLLVFTGASQFALVGALAAGGNPLTAAAGAFFLGVRNAFYGLRLSQLLALPRAVRPFAAQWVIDETAAVALAQPARRSARIGFAVTGLTLYVLWNLTTLLGALGAEALGDTDAWGIDAAGPAVFLALLAPMLKSTTERAVAALAVLLGLGLLPVLPAGVPVLAAALAAPVVVFLAGRRRGTVRDEAKEETR
- a CDS encoding AraC family transcriptional regulator, whose translation is MAGSGERARHWQYAELPGVDLLRARYIHKTFVRHTHENFVIAAIAEGVEVFHHRGADEYAGPGALALVNPDTAHTGRAGGPEGWRYGAVYPSPEVVAEIAAETTTIRGTPGFISPVVDDPYTVSLVHQVLRAADEGNALAADTLLRVAVTRLLRLNGGSLPRRDPRTAGARIAARARAVLEERMAEPPTLARLAAEFGTSPFALLRAFRDAYGMPPHAWLTDARVRRARRLLDAGSTPAEVAVAVGFTDQPHLNRHFSRIVGVPPGAYRRERKNVQDTRQGLRLLSPAWQTRQLSRRYAPEQKTGPTPPLSATPSESGLP